One segment of candidate division KSB1 bacterium DNA contains the following:
- a CDS encoding tetratricopeptide repeat protein yields MKKKLKLSRKTFSVWGILLGPFLLYLIYTIGCTQSAGTKQAMSPERKKAIEDSLQKVKEFEITKNWSTAFEYYKNENYTDAKRYIMKVIQLDPEMQLADKIHYNDIYARLSNCYVKANMPDSAQSALEQGLKYFPDNIYLHESLGFMFRKRNQFDGAIKHYKKVSELQTDKSEIYKILGDLYRRTQQIDLAIEQYENYTKLEPNDRDAKDTLTGMYSATGRSEDALASKEKMLEENPEDAGLMYELATVYFDEGNYPKAIVMFNRLLQKEPKNTDALNNVVEAHLNTENYSSALNVLQKILNLDKNNINVIIKMSDVYRTQIRYTTARNWARRALKIDRNSGLAFISIGKTYQEAAKTCVDKKGSFKYDDRLVYQKAYNEFKKASRDPFMKGQAERHMKGIEGNLPTAEDKFMNTYTEPKEACYKWI; encoded by the coding sequence TTGAAGAAAAAACTTAAATTAAGTCGGAAAACGTTTTCTGTTTGGGGAATTTTATTAGGGCCATTTCTTCTCTATCTTATTTATACAATCGGTTGTACACAGTCAGCAGGAACCAAGCAGGCTATGAGTCCGGAGAGGAAAAAAGCGATTGAAGATTCTCTTCAAAAAGTCAAAGAATTTGAGATTACTAAAAATTGGAGTACGGCTTTCGAGTACTACAAAAACGAAAACTATACTGATGCAAAACGTTATATAATGAAAGTCATCCAATTAGATCCTGAAATGCAATTAGCTGATAAAATTCATTACAATGATATTTATGCACGCCTGTCAAATTGCTATGTCAAAGCTAATATGCCGGATAGCGCCCAAAGTGCTCTTGAGCAGGGATTAAAATACTTCCCGGATAATATTTACTTGCACGAGAGTTTAGGTTTCATGTTTCGGAAGAGAAATCAATTTGATGGTGCGATAAAACATTATAAAAAAGTCTCTGAATTACAAACTGACAAATCTGAAATTTATAAAATACTTGGGGATTTATATCGACGTACGCAACAAATTGATCTCGCTATTGAGCAATATGAGAATTATACTAAATTAGAGCCAAATGATCGAGATGCCAAGGACACATTGACCGGGATGTACAGTGCCACCGGAAGAAGTGAAGATGCATTAGCTAGTAAAGAAAAAATGTTAGAAGAGAATCCCGAAGATGCTGGTCTAATGTACGAATTGGCAACGGTTTATTTTGATGAAGGTAATTATCCTAAAGCTATAGTTATGTTTAATCGTTTGTTGCAAAAAGAACCTAAAAACACTGATGCTTTGAATAATGTTGTGGAAGCTCATCTCAACACAGAAAATTATAGCAGCGCACTGAATGTCCTCCAAAAAATTCTAAATTTGGATAAGAATAATATCAATGTTATAATCAAAATGTCTGACGTTTACCGGACTCAAATTCGTTATACTACAGCCAGAAATTGGGCCAGGAGGGCACTTAAAATCGATAGAAACAGTGGACTAGCCTTTATTTCAATTGGTAAAACTTATCAAGAAGCAGCTAAAACTTGCGTTGATAAAAAGGGTTCATTTAAATATGATGATCGATTGGTTTATCAAAAAGCTTACAATGAATTTAAAAAAGCCTCTCGTGATCCATTTATGAAAGGACAAGCTGAAAGACATATGAAAGGTATTGAAGGAAATTTACCGACGGCAGAAGATAAATTCATGAATACTTATACAGAACCTAAAGAAGCTTGCTACAAATGGATTTAA
- a CDS encoding serine hydroxymethyltransferase — MFRYDELRDTDVEVYDSIVGEIRRQNNVLELIASENFVSLAVAQALGNVMTNKYAEGLPSKRYYGGCEFVDIAENLARERAKQLFDADHVNVQPHSGAQANMAAFLAFLKPGDKIMGMNLAHGGHLTHGSPVNISGKYFKIIPYGVRRDTGYIDMDEVESLAKKERPKLILAGASAYSREIDYKAFRLIADQTGAKLMADIAHPAGLIASGLIKSPIPYTHVVTTTTHKTLRGPRGGMIMVGRDGENDMGITTPKGKVRKWSELIDSAVFPGIQGGPLMHVIAAKAVAFKEALQPGFIEYSKQVIQNAKTMAAELLEKGYDIVSGGTDTHLILVDLSNRGITGKIAERALENSGITANKNMVPFDTQSPFVTSGIRIGTPALTTRGMKEEQMRIIASLIDKILTSPDDENITREVQNEVQNLCEQFPLYTLPN, encoded by the coding sequence ATGTTTCGGTATGATGAATTGCGAGATACGGATGTTGAAGTATATGATTCCATAGTAGGAGAAATTCGTCGGCAAAACAATGTGCTTGAGTTAATCGCTTCGGAGAATTTTGTTAGCTTAGCTGTAGCCCAGGCGCTTGGAAATGTAATGACGAATAAATATGCCGAGGGATTACCATCCAAAAGATATTATGGGGGCTGTGAGTTTGTGGATATTGCCGAAAATCTCGCACGCGAACGCGCTAAACAATTATTTGATGCAGATCATGTAAATGTTCAGCCGCATTCTGGCGCTCAAGCAAACATGGCTGCTTTCCTGGCATTTCTAAAACCTGGTGATAAAATTATGGGGATGAATTTAGCACACGGTGGACACTTAACCCATGGCAGCCCAGTTAATATTTCCGGGAAATATTTTAAGATTATTCCTTATGGGGTTCGTAGAGATACAGGTTATATTGATATGGATGAAGTAGAATCGCTGGCTAAGAAAGAGCGACCAAAGTTGATTCTCGCTGGTGCAAGCGCTTATTCAAGAGAAATTGATTACAAAGCATTTCGTCTCATTGCTGATCAAACCGGGGCAAAATTAATGGCAGATATCGCACATCCGGCTGGCTTAATAGCATCCGGACTCATAAAAAGTCCCATACCCTACACTCATGTTGTAACGACTACGACTCATAAAACATTACGAGGGCCACGCGGCGGAATGATAATGGTAGGTAGAGATGGTGAAAATGATATGGGCATAACCACACCCAAAGGCAAGGTTAGAAAATGGTCGGAGTTGATCGATAGTGCTGTGTTCCCGGGTATTCAAGGTGGTCCCTTAATGCATGTGATTGCTGCAAAAGCAGTTGCATTTAAAGAAGCCCTTCAACCTGGTTTTATTGAGTATTCAAAACAGGTTATTCAAAATGCGAAAACGATGGCTGCCGAGTTATTGGAAAAAGGTTATGATATTGTTTCCGGGGGAACTGATACACATTTGATTCTTGTTGATTTAAGCAACCGTGGAATTACAGGTAAAATAGCAGAACGTGCATTGGAGAATTCGGGAATAACGGCAAATAAAAATATGGTTCCATTTGATACCCAAAGTCCTTTTGTAACCAGTGGAATTCGTATTGGTACACCGGCGTTGACCACAAGAGGGATGAAGGAAGAACAAATGCGAATCATTGCATCGCTCATCGATAAGATATTAACTTCTCCTGATGATGAAAATATTACAAGGGAAGTTCAAAATGAAGTCCAAAATTTGTGTGAACAATTTCCATTATATACACTGCCTAATTAA
- the nrdR gene encoding transcriptional repressor NrdR has product MKCPYCGVNSDKVIDSREITNGYIIRRRRNCLNCKRKFTTKEFVVDLPIVIIKHGGIREAFDRKKLQKGIVRACNKRPISAEQIDQIVGQIEGELQDLKTREIEAHIVGDCVMKHLRKIDDVAYIRFASVYHKFESKEEFLVELKRLQK; this is encoded by the coding sequence ATGAAATGTCCATATTGCGGCGTAAATTCCGATAAAGTCATTGACTCCCGGGAAATAACAAATGGATACATCATAAGACGAAGACGTAATTGTTTAAATTGTAAGAGAAAATTCACAACGAAAGAATTTGTTGTCGATTTACCTATTGTTATCATTAAGCACGGGGGTATTCGAGAGGCTTTTGATCGGAAAAAATTACAAAAAGGAATTGTAAGAGCTTGCAATAAACGGCCAATTTCGGCAGAACAAATAGATCAAATTGTGGGTCAAATTGAAGGGGAGTTGCAAGATTTAAAAACTAGGGAAATTGAAGCTCATATAGTAGGCGATTGCGTAATGAAACATCTACGAAAAATTGATGACGTTGCCTACATTCGATTCGCATCTGTTTATCATAAATTTGAAAGCAAAGAAGAATTTTTGGTAGAACTTAAACGACTGCAAAAGTAA
- a CDS encoding peptidylprolyl isomerase, whose product MVMQKLRGSVAKIFVWVIAGSFVGLIVFEWGMDITGLRTRTNVLGEVDGEKIMADQYYQSIQNIIDFRRSQGNGEITDQEMDQIENQVWEVMIQEILMLREIKRRGIAATDSEVISIIKDNPPDLIRTNETFQTDGYFDMVKYRQALSDPRNDWLPVEQYIRSTLPYQKLQNLISAATIITPEQIRWEYVKKNEKANVKYIFFNPNDYISEDIQIDENDIETYYNENQEKYREVEKRRIDYVLFPLIPTAYDSQAVLNEAQDLLVRINNGEDFASLAETFSEDPTAQGSGGSLGFFGKNAMVKPFEDAAFGANVGEVVGPIETQFGLHLLKVEEKKTEDGEEKVRASHILLKFEPGSQTQRDLQTKAMLFAMDAIALEDDELDELIANDSTLTIISSAFFNAGGFIPGIGFSNDISQFVFNSEIGAVREEPFETDQGFIVASVSEIQEKRIKPIDDVQISIRNILRADMRKEMAHQKAAKIRSRMTVSDDFERIAAEDSLEIKTTTNFTRDETIPSVGRDPEFIGTTFSLNDNEISEPVEGIRGYYLIKLVNKLAIDEAGFETQKALLYQQLLNQKRQQSFTYWYAHLKEQAEIKDSRPNRS is encoded by the coding sequence ATGGTAATGCAAAAATTAAGAGGATCCGTTGCCAAAATATTTGTGTGGGTCATTGCCGGCTCTTTTGTCGGCTTAATCGTGTTCGAATGGGGCATGGACATTACGGGGTTGAGAACCCGAACTAACGTGCTGGGTGAAGTTGATGGTGAAAAAATTATGGCCGACCAATATTACCAAAGTATTCAAAACATTATTGATTTTAGAAGGAGCCAGGGAAACGGAGAAATTACCGACCAGGAAATGGATCAGATAGAAAACCAGGTTTGGGAAGTGATGATACAGGAAATATTAATGCTAAGAGAAATTAAGCGCAGAGGAATAGCTGCGACTGATAGTGAGGTAATATCCATAATTAAAGATAATCCACCTGACCTCATTAGGACAAATGAAACCTTCCAGACAGATGGTTATTTCGATATGGTAAAATATCGTCAAGCCCTTTCAGACCCCAGAAATGATTGGCTGCCTGTTGAACAATATATCAGATCAACGCTTCCTTACCAAAAATTACAAAATCTCATTTCTGCCGCTACGATTATCACTCCCGAACAAATTAGATGGGAATATGTAAAGAAAAATGAAAAAGCAAATGTGAAATATATTTTCTTTAATCCTAATGACTACATTTCAGAGGATATTCAAATTGACGAAAATGATATAGAAACCTACTATAATGAAAATCAGGAGAAATACAGGGAAGTAGAAAAACGAAGAATAGATTATGTTCTATTTCCTTTAATTCCAACCGCTTATGATTCTCAAGCAGTGTTGAATGAAGCACAGGATCTGCTTGTTAGGATAAACAATGGCGAGGATTTTGCCTCCCTCGCGGAAACCTTTTCTGAAGATCCTACTGCACAAGGATCAGGTGGTAGCCTTGGATTTTTTGGGAAAAACGCCATGGTGAAACCGTTTGAAGACGCAGCATTTGGTGCAAACGTAGGAGAAGTCGTCGGTCCGATTGAAACCCAGTTTGGGCTCCACCTGTTAAAAGTAGAAGAGAAAAAAACTGAAGATGGTGAAGAAAAAGTACGTGCCAGTCATATTCTTTTGAAATTTGAACCTGGGAGTCAAACTCAAAGAGATTTGCAAACCAAAGCAATGTTATTCGCAATGGATGCAATTGCATTAGAAGATGATGAGTTAGACGAATTAATCGCCAATGACTCCACATTAACCATCATTAGTTCTGCTTTTTTTAATGCCGGCGGCTTTATACCCGGCATCGGCTTTTCGAACGACATCAGTCAATTTGTGTTTAATTCTGAAATAGGAGCGGTCCGTGAGGAGCCATTTGAAACCGATCAAGGGTTTATTGTTGCCTCTGTTAGTGAAATTCAAGAAAAAAGAATTAAACCAATCGATGACGTTCAAATTAGTATTCGTAATATTCTACGAGCTGATATGCGTAAAGAAATGGCTCACCAAAAAGCAGCAAAAATTAGATCAAGAATGACTGTCTCGGATGATTTCGAACGAATTGCGGCCGAAGATTCCCTGGAAATCAAAACCACTACTAACTTTACGAGGGATGAAACCATTCCTTCAGTTGGTAGGGACCCCGAATTCATCGGAACGACTTTCTCTTTGAATGATAATGAAATTTCAGAACCGGTTGAGGGGATTCGAGGATATTACCTGATTAAGCTAGTCAATAAGCTAGCCATAGATGAAGCAGGATTCGAGACACAAAAAGCTTTACTTTATCAACAATTATTGAATCAAAAACGGCAACAATCATTTACATATTGGTATGCTCATCTAAAAGAACAAGCTGAAATAAAAGATTCACGGCCAAACAGATCTTAA
- a CDS encoding NTP transferase domain-containing protein — protein MQAIMMVAGKSTRTYPLTLTRPKPLLPVLNKPSIYYNLDQLVDIVQEVILIVGYRKDMIQETLGSNYKGIKLTYVEQKEQLGTGHAVLQAAHYVTDRCIVMNGDDLFAKSDIMKLLHFRYAALAMIVKDPSLYGVYQVNDEGIVLNLVEKPKENIGNLANVGCYLFDSSIFNELEKTPLSERGEIELTSAVLNIARQQPFQVISLKEYWLPTGYPWDLLKTQTYFFEHNFDHIIDGHLENSVELNGTLQLGHDSIIQESVTIEGPVCIGSNCVIGKSSKVGPHTTIGNNTQIGTRCQIENSIIMGSSKIGNLCKISHSVLGERVNLGESCILKHASKDHLTIKSKIKNQVIDTGLTNLGATLGDDVLLADHNQIEPGKKIWPKIKTKVGQHIENDLMGN, from the coding sequence ATGCAAGCTATTATGATGGTAGCAGGAAAAAGCACTAGAACCTACCCTCTAACCCTTACAAGGCCAAAGCCACTATTACCGGTACTTAACAAACCGTCGATTTATTATAACCTCGATCAATTGGTAGATATTGTTCAAGAAGTCATTTTGATTGTCGGTTATCGTAAAGATATGATTCAAGAAACCCTGGGTTCAAATTACAAAGGCATTAAACTAACTTATGTTGAACAAAAAGAACAATTGGGCACCGGACATGCTGTTTTACAAGCGGCACATTATGTGACTGATAGATGTATCGTGATGAATGGGGATGATTTATTCGCAAAAAGCGATATTATGAAATTATTGCATTTTCGCTATGCTGCGTTGGCAATGATCGTTAAAGATCCATCGTTATATGGCGTGTACCAGGTAAATGATGAAGGCATAGTTCTGAACTTGGTTGAAAAGCCAAAAGAAAATATTGGTAACCTAGCTAATGTCGGCTGCTATCTTTTTGATTCTTCTATTTTTAATGAACTTGAGAAAACGCCGTTAAGTGAACGTGGAGAAATCGAACTTACTTCCGCTGTACTCAATATTGCCAGACAACAACCGTTTCAAGTAATCTCTTTGAAAGAATATTGGTTGCCAACAGGATATCCGTGGGATTTATTAAAGACTCAAACCTATTTTTTTGAACATAATTTTGATCACATAATAGATGGTCATTTGGAAAATTCCGTGGAATTAAATGGCACCCTCCAACTTGGTCATGATAGTATTATCCAAGAAAGTGTAACTATTGAAGGTCCGGTTTGCATAGGCTCCAATTGTGTAATCGGTAAATCCTCAAAAGTCGGGCCACACACAACGATTGGTAACAATACACAGATCGGAACTAGATGCCAGATAGAGAATTCAATAATCATGGGTTCAAGCAAAATTGGCAATTTATGTAAAATTTCACATTCTGTTCTCGGAGAAAGAGTCAATCTCGGTGAGAGTTGTATTCTAAAACACGCTTCTAAAGATCATCTAACAATAAAAAGTAAAATTAAAAACCAGGTGATCGATACAGGCCTAACAAACCTGGGAGCAACTCTGGGTGATGATGTTCTTTTAGCAGATCATAACCAAATAGAACCGGGTAAAAAAATTTGGCCAAAAATTAAAACGAAAGTGGGGCAGCATATTGAGAATGATTTGATGGGGAATTAA
- the uvrB gene encoding excinuclease ABC subunit UvrB, with amino-acid sequence MMDKFLLKTHFTPKGDQEKAIQELSEGFQRGDKFQTLLGVTGSGKTFTMANVIANLGRPTLIISHNKTLAAQLYGEFKTFFPNNAVGFFISYFDYYQPEAYMVTTDTYIEKDSSVNDDIDRLRLKATSALLEREDVIIVASVSCIYGLGSPDEYKNLMLYLERGQNIERDAILRKLVDIHYTRNDFDFHRGTFRVRGDVIEIFPAYDEIPIRIELFGDEVDSIYNVNQLTGEIISDMPRLALYPAKHYVTSQPRMEKAIESIRLELQERLTELRTQNKLLEAQRLEMRTNYDIEMMEELGYCSGIENYSRHLTDRQAGERPFTLFNFFPKDLLTIIDESHATVPQIGAMYSGDRSRKEVLVEHGFRLPSALDNRPLTFEEFESVVDKVLFVSATPAEFELEKSKGVVVEQIIRPTGLIDPEIEIRPTKGQIDDLIVETKERAENKERTLITTLTKRMAEDLTDYLADSGVRVRYLHSEINALDRVQILRDLRLAEFDVLVGINLLREGLDLPEVALVAILDADKEGFLRSERSLLQTAGRAARNVNGKVIFYADVITDSMKKVIDETNRRRAIQHQNNVDNNLTPTTIYKSIDDVMETTRVADAKTVKWKKASSIRLPRENMAIEETLEFLEKEMHTAAVKLEFELAAEIRDEIEKHKSKYTSRK; translated from the coding sequence ATTATGGACAAATTTTTACTGAAGACACATTTTACTCCCAAAGGTGATCAAGAAAAAGCTATTCAAGAATTATCAGAAGGTTTCCAGCGAGGAGATAAATTTCAAACATTGTTAGGAGTTACCGGATCGGGAAAGACCTTCACGATGGCCAACGTAATTGCGAACCTTGGCCGGCCAACATTAATCATTTCTCACAATAAAACCTTGGCCGCACAATTATATGGCGAGTTCAAGACCTTTTTTCCTAATAATGCGGTTGGTTTTTTTATAAGCTATTTTGATTATTATCAACCCGAAGCTTATATGGTGACTACTGATACTTATATCGAAAAGGATTCATCAGTTAATGATGACATTGATCGATTACGATTGAAAGCCACAAGCGCTTTATTGGAACGGGAAGATGTGATTATCGTAGCTTCGGTTTCCTGTATTTATGGATTGGGTTCGCCGGATGAGTACAAAAACCTGATGCTGTATTTGGAACGCGGACAAAACATTGAAAGAGATGCAATCCTCAGAAAATTGGTGGATATTCATTATACCAGGAATGATTTTGATTTTCACCGTGGAACATTTCGCGTAAGGGGAGACGTAATTGAAATTTTTCCAGCTTATGATGAAATACCAATTCGCATTGAATTATTTGGCGATGAAGTGGATTCGATTTACAATGTGAATCAATTGACCGGAGAGATAATAAGTGATATGCCGCGGCTCGCACTCTATCCTGCAAAACATTATGTTACCAGCCAACCTCGGATGGAGAAAGCAATTGAATCGATTCGTCTTGAATTGCAAGAAAGATTGACAGAGTTGCGCACTCAGAATAAATTACTCGAAGCGCAGAGATTAGAAATGCGAACGAATTATGACATCGAAATGATGGAAGAGTTAGGGTATTGTTCGGGAATCGAAAACTATTCGAGACATTTAACAGATCGCCAAGCGGGTGAGCGGCCATTTACTCTCTTCAATTTTTTTCCAAAGGACCTCTTAACCATCATAGATGAATCCCATGCAACAGTTCCGCAAATTGGTGCAATGTATAGTGGTGATCGCTCCAGAAAAGAGGTACTGGTTGAACATGGTTTCAGACTACCTTCCGCGTTAGATAATCGGCCTCTGACGTTTGAGGAATTTGAATCCGTGGTTGATAAAGTTCTTTTTGTCTCTGCCACACCTGCAGAATTTGAATTGGAAAAATCCAAAGGAGTTGTGGTAGAACAAATCATTCGGCCTACCGGATTAATTGATCCTGAAATTGAAATCAGACCAACCAAAGGCCAAATTGATGATTTGATTGTTGAGACAAAAGAAAGAGCAGAAAACAAAGAACGAACATTGATAACCACTTTGACGAAAAGAATGGCCGAAGACTTAACCGATTATTTGGCAGATTCTGGGGTGCGTGTACGATATCTTCATTCTGAAATCAATGCTCTTGATCGGGTCCAGATATTGCGTGATTTAAGATTGGCTGAATTTGATGTACTTGTCGGAATAAATCTGTTACGAGAAGGACTTGATCTTCCGGAAGTTGCCCTTGTAGCCATTCTTGATGCAGATAAAGAAGGATTTTTAAGATCAGAAAGATCTCTTCTGCAGACTGCCGGCAGAGCTGCACGCAATGTTAATGGCAAGGTAATTTTTTATGCCGATGTGATAACCGATTCAATGAAAAAAGTAATCGATGAGACTAATCGCCGCCGTGCCATTCAACATCAAAATAATGTCGATAATAATTTGACGCCTACAACGATTTACAAATCCATCGATGATGTTATGGAAACAACACGAGTCGCTGATGCAAAAACCGTGAAATGGAAGAAAGCTTCATCCATCAGGTTACCTCGTGAGAATATGGCTATTGAAGAAACTTTGGAATTTTTAGAAAAAGAAATGCATACGGCTGCTGTTAAACTTGAATTTGAATTAGCGGCTGAAATCCGGGATGAGATTGAAAAACATAAAAGTAAATATACCAGCCGAAAATAG
- a CDS encoding Gfo/Idh/MocA family oxidoreductase yields MNRVKIGVIGVGKLGIFHLQNLMQILNAEIIGVHDIDFNHGTKMASEYDIEYFKNCTDLLERVDAVTIAVPTISHFEVGLLAMQHGKAAFIEKPIAATIREAKQMVEYSSKNLIPLQIGHIERFNPAFRCLVLEETNPMFIEAHRLASFDLRGSDVAVVLDLMIHDIDLVLTIVNSPIKRIDANGVSVISDSEDIANARIQFENGCVANLTASRISLKKMRKMRLFQQNSYISMDFLIGLTEVYALKELPQNMAATTPIPWGVIEKDGYRKQITYEKKKDEEKNALKAELIAFVDAIQKGNKPIVTGEDGLRALEIADQILQQIKINNHKNSYPVL; encoded by the coding sequence TTGAATAGGGTGAAAATTGGTGTTATTGGAGTTGGTAAACTTGGAATTTTCCATTTACAAAACCTTATGCAGATTCTTAATGCGGAAATTATCGGAGTTCATGATATCGATTTCAACCATGGAACCAAAATGGCATCGGAATATGATATCGAGTATTTTAAGAATTGTACGGACCTATTAGAACGGGTTGATGCCGTAACGATTGCTGTGCCTACCATAAGTCATTTTGAAGTTGGACTATTGGCTATGCAGCATGGCAAGGCTGCCTTTATTGAAAAGCCAATTGCGGCGACTATCCGGGAAGCCAAACAAATGGTCGAATATTCTTCTAAGAATTTAATCCCATTACAGATTGGTCACATCGAAAGATTCAATCCTGCCTTTCGTTGTTTGGTCCTGGAGGAAACCAATCCTATGTTCATAGAAGCCCATAGGCTGGCTTCTTTTGATCTCCGTGGGTCTGATGTAGCTGTTGTATTGGATTTAATGATTCATGATATTGATTTGGTATTGACAATCGTCAATAGCCCGATTAAGCGAATAGATGCCAATGGTGTGTCTGTTATTTCAGATTCTGAAGATATTGCCAATGCACGAATCCAATTCGAAAATGGCTGTGTCGCTAACTTAACGGCTAGTCGAATCTCATTAAAAAAGATGCGGAAAATGCGCCTTTTTCAACAAAATTCGTACATTTCAATGGATTTTCTGATTGGCCTTACGGAAGTGTACGCATTAAAAGAACTTCCTCAGAATATGGCAGCTACCACACCAATCCCCTGGGGTGTAATCGAAAAAGATGGATATCGTAAACAAATCACTTATGAAAAAAAGAAGGATGAAGAAAAAAATGCTTTAAAAGCAGAATTAATTGCTTTTGTAGATGCCATCCAAAAAGGGAATAAACCTATTGTCACCGGAGAAGATGGACTACGAGCGTTAGAAATTGCTGATCAAATACTACAACAAATCAAAATCAATAATCATAAAAATTCTTATCCGGTACTATAG
- the lpxB gene encoding lipid-A-disaccharide synthase has translation MDTVLIIAGEKSGDHHGSALVRELLKIDSALNVFGIGGPSMRDAGVDTVYDISQMGIIGIWEVVKHLPFIHKAINHLKELIETKNPQLVILIDYPGFNLKIAQYAHSRGIKVLYYISPQVWAWGSGRIKKIAKCVDHMAVIFDFEQSLFSKHGIQSTFVGHPLLESVEVKLGREEFLSKYNLPSDNPILGLFPGSREQEIQRNLPEMVKTAHLFVQSNPNFKIGLSLADNLPIEIYAKHLEGTSITNVLDNQALMRYSALSIVASGTSTLESVILNTPFVVVYRVSPITYWIIKKIFIRIENISLVNIVAGKLVVPEFIQYDFKAEKIAPVLNDIMKDEKVRNEMCAGFELVRQKLGTAGASARVAKLAASILSEGS, from the coding sequence ATGGATACGGTTTTAATCATTGCCGGGGAAAAATCCGGAGATCACCATGGCTCTGCTCTTGTGAGGGAGCTTTTGAAGATAGATTCTGCCTTAAATGTTTTTGGCATTGGTGGACCCTCTATGCGTGATGCGGGTGTAGATACTGTATATGACATTTCACAAATGGGCATCATCGGGATTTGGGAAGTTGTCAAACATTTACCATTTATTCACAAAGCAATCAATCATTTGAAGGAGTTGATAGAAACAAAGAATCCCCAATTGGTCATTTTGATTGATTATCCTGGATTCAATTTGAAAATTGCTCAATATGCACACTCAAGAGGAATTAAAGTTTTGTATTATATTAGCCCACAGGTTTGGGCCTGGGGTTCAGGGCGAATCAAAAAAATTGCGAAATGTGTGGACCACATGGCCGTAATTTTTGATTTTGAGCAATCATTATTTTCAAAACACGGAATTCAATCAACATTCGTTGGCCATCCACTTTTGGAAAGTGTGGAAGTCAAGTTAGGTAGAGAAGAGTTTCTATCGAAATATAATCTTCCCAGTGATAACCCAATTTTGGGATTGTTTCCAGGCAGCCGTGAGCAGGAGATTCAGCGAAATCTACCTGAAATGGTCAAAACGGCACATCTCTTTGTACAAAGCAATCCCAATTTTAAGATTGGATTAAGTTTAGCAGATAATTTGCCTATTGAAATTTACGCAAAGCACTTGGAAGGCACTTCCATTACGAATGTTTTAGACAACCAGGCATTGATGAGATATTCCGCTCTGTCTATTGTTGCTTCCGGTACCTCAACGCTGGAATCCGTAATTCTAAATACTCCATTTGTTGTTGTGTATCGAGTCTCACCAATTACATATTGGATTATAAAAAAAATATTCATAAGAATTGAAAACATCTCGTTGGTAAATATTGTTGCCGGCAAATTGGTTGTACCTGAGTTTATTCAATATGACTTCAAGGCCGAAAAAATAGCTCCTGTCCTGAATGATATTATGAAAGATGAAAAAGTACGTAACGAGATGTGCGCAGGATTTGAATTAGTTCGCCAAAAATTAGGTACCGCAGGAGCTTCTGCCCGCGTGGCAAAATTGGCTGCCTCAATACTAAGTGAGGGTTCGTGA